The bacterium nucleotide sequence TAATCATAGCGTAAAATATTTTGTGTAAATGAAAAACTGAATAATCTATAAAGTTTAAAATAAGGTTTAGATATTATACTTCACGTTCTTCACTTACTCCTCGATGTAATATTATCCTATCATTTCTTAGTAATATGGTGACATAGATACCAGATAAAACTGCAAAAATCCATGTAATAAAAAGTGTTAGATTATCATATCTGTTTTCAACTGTACCTAAATAAAACATCACTTGTCCAAAGAAATTATAGACGGCGTGTAAGATCATCACAAGCCATAAATTTCCAGTCTTCAGATACAGTGTTGCCCACAGTATTCCCATCAAAAAGGAATAACCCACTTGAAGCAATGCGCTTCCTAGAGTTGCACCATCAAAAAGATTAACGAGATGTAGGAGTCCAAAAATGAGTGATGATATGAGAATAGAAATCAACGTACCGCCTTTGACATGCTCAAGTTTTTCAACCAGAACAATCAAAAGAATACCTCGAAATAAGACTTCCTCAAAAAAACCGACACTCAAGCATTCGATGAAAAAAAGGATCACACGATAGATAGGTTCAGTTAAATTTGTTCTTCCATTAAAATATGCACTGATAGGAAAATTATTCATCGCGATCAATAAAGCAGGAATCATCAACACAAGTGATTTTTTTACATTTGAAAATGATAAAAGATCTCTTCTTCCAAACCTGATCAAGACAAGTACCAATAAGGTCCCTGCAGAAAATCTCGTGATAGTATTTGTGATCATGTTGACATCTTTAATATATCCTAGATGAGTTAAATCAACGAATTGAAAAAAGATCACAAGAATCATACAAGTGATCACAATCATCTTTTGAACGTTAGAAAATGGTGATTCGTTTTTCATGTCTGTCTATCTTTCTTCAATGAAATGAGGTTGAAAACACGATTTTTACCTGTCAAACCTTCTTAACTTTATGGATATAACGGTAAATCAAATAAGATCCTAGTAAGATCATAAGTAGGCTAATAAATTGTGAAGGTGTTGGAAATACGTTGTACTTTGTTTCAATAAGAGGAATAAAGACACCGCGTTCATCTCCTCTAATAAACTCAATTATAAAACGCCAAACACCATAACCAACTAAATAAACCTCAAGCTCTTTATGCTTAAAGAATGAAACCTTATTGAGTAAAAAGAATAATATGAATAAGAATCCTGCTTCAAATAACTGTGTGGGGTAAACCGTTTCTCCTGGATAAAGATCATGTGCATGTCCATGAGGGAATAAAACACCTAGAAAAGATTCGGTTGGAATACCAAAACAACATCCTGCACAGAAACAACCAATACGGCCTATAGCGTGTGCTAATACAACACCTGTAATCAATGTATTCGCAATCTTTCGCATATCTTTATTGTCATCTTTATAGAAATATTTCATCAATAATAAGAATGATGTAAACCCTCCGATCAGCGCTCCTAAGAAACTGACGGTCCCAAAGGTCCATTCACCTTCTTTTATCGAATGGAAAATGCCATCCAACAAAAAAGAGAATGCCAACGCCATCACTAAGCTAATCACAATCAAAATCACAATCCGATTTGTTTGCTGTTTGGTAAACTTATCATAGCGATCTAGACGATAAACCACATAGATAATCATGCTAAGGACACCTATGAAAACAAGTAAATCGTACATCGGAATCATATAATTAAATAACTCAGGGAATAAAAATGGATACATGTCATCAACTCCTTGTAACACCATTCTATCATAGAATAAAGTGAAATCATGGTAACTTTGTTTGTTCGTTTTGTTGAATGGATAGGATTATTCGTGCTCTGTGTTTATTAAGCTATTGCATCTTTTTATTGCTGTTTTTTTCAAAGTAAAAAATAAAAGACTCCTTTGTTCAAGGTCGGGTATCATAGATATACCTTCTCTCCAACTTTATGGAGTCAGTTCATTAAAAAATGGTGCCGAAAAGATGACCCGAAGTTTATACATATATTTTCATCACTTTGCCTTGTGATAAGCATATTTGTATTGATCCATGTGGTAATCTTTAATTTGAGTATATTTTTCTTTATTATCAATATCTACTTTGTTTGACGCAGCATCAATTAATATGTTTTGTAAATATTGATACTCTGCATACTGTCCTAATGAAGCCATCACAAGAGCATTCCTAAAATATTTAGCGTGATGAGAAATTAGTCCAGCTTTGAAATCATACCCATATTGCTTTAAAAATAGGTAAGCAAAAGCTGCAACTGTTCTTGTGTTCCCTTCTCTAAACGGGTGTACTTTCCAAACATCCGCAATCATTCGAGTAAATAAATGAAAGAAGTCTTCTTTCTTCAGTAGTATCCACTCAGTTTTAAAGTATTGATGATCTATATGAATCAATTCGTTGATAATACTCTTATGTGTTGTATATTCAACGCTCTTACCATTAATGATAGGCTCACCTTTATAAATATCAATTTTTCTTGGTTCACCAGCCCAATTATAAACATTATCAAATAACTTCTGATGGATTTTAAAGATATCTCTTGAAGTACTAATCTTTAATGGACTTTTGATTAATGAAATCAAAGCAAGATTTGTCATACGGTTCTCAAACTCATCAAGTTTGTCTTTATCTTTAATATTAGCTTTGTTGATTAAAACATCAGAGTCTTTGTAAATATATGGATCTTTCATTATAAGTTTCTTCCAAGTGCAAATACTGCTGTTTCATAATCAATCAAGTCTTGAGCGTATAAGCCTAGTATTCGATTTGCATAAGAAGATACTTCTTTCCCACCAGTTAAATTAATCGCGTTTGCTAGCATTTCAATTTCTTTAGCTTTCTCTTGACTTGGTAAAACCACTTCAAAAGGAATGCCTCTTCTAGATTCTATTTGCTTTAAGTATATATTAACGGCATAGGATAAAGTAATCCCCAAATCACTTAGAATCGATTCAACATTGTTCTTTAAATCATCAGAAACTCTGACATGAATAACATCATTTCTCATACAATCCACCTCAATAGTATTGTATCACATTTGATACACATAATCAAGGTTTAAGACTATTTGTCTTCTCCCATTTTCCATTGCCCATCCTGTTCAATAGTCATCAATTTTTTATAATATTCATTAGCTTTTGTAGTTGTATAAAGATAATTTCCCATCGCATCATAATCGCTTATCCCTGCGCTTGAAAACATACCTAGAAAATAGTCTGTCATTTCTTGCGATATACAAAAGTCATTATATATGTGTTGAACTTTATTTCGATTATTAATCAAGTTGAATATAGAATGATTTTTCCCTATTATACCGTGCACACCATAAGTGAAATCACATAGAATAAATTCATTGTTTACAAACGATTCACAAACCGCATGTCCATTATAAGCGTATTTCATGTTTGCCAGATAAACCATTCTACATGGAATATTTAAACATTGTAATAAAACACAACCAACCCTTGATATATCAGTACACCAATCGGTCCCACGATCCATGATCTCTTTTTCAGTTCCACCAAAAAACATATCGTTGAAAGGCACATTAAATGTTTCAACAATATCTTTAGTGAAAGAAAGAACATTCTCAATCGTTTTTATATCATGATCAGCTTTAAATTTTTGTGCAAAAGCGTACAACTCATGCCTTTTAGTATTTTGATTGATATTTGGTAAATAATCATCATATAGAAATTTATGCGATTTTTTGTTTAAAAGGATCATGTTTTCCAACAGTTTATAGTCAACTGAAGCTTTATCATGCAAATCGTTTCTATACATGTTCCCGTATGCTTCTCCAAAGATATCTATCCCCCTATTTAAACAGTAAAATACTTGAGCTAAATCAAGTTTATACAAATAATTCTTATTTTCTTCGCCATATCTAATAAACCCTAATTTGGTTTGCAAATTATTTGAAGCATCATTCCAAACTCTTGCTTCTGAGTAGAGCATTTTAATGCCATCTTTTTTTAATTCATCAATCATTCCCTGAATCAACCTACTTGCATACCCCATATGATAATAATCTCTATGCGTCTGCAAGCCCTCAAGTAAATGTTTGCCTTCATAAACGTTGATGCGACAAACGCTTATGATTTTATTTTGATCTTTGTAGATATAGTATTTGTAAAATTCTTTACGATTCGGACAACTTTCAAGATACTTCATATAATCATATTTTATTTCTTTTTGCTTTTGAAATAGCTCTGGATCATTTAAGGATATTTCCCTATCCTCTTCTAGTTTGTCATTTAAAACATCGAACCATTGTTCTTTTTCTTTGATTGATAATTTAGCTATTTTATCTTTACTCCATACTTCAAACATATCGCACACCTCTTTATATCAATCATAACATGAAGGCTGGTTTTTTATAAGATTTGCTAAGTATATAATTTCTTGTTTTTTCAATATATCAAAAAAGCTCATTTCGATAAAATAATATCAATGATATTCTATGATTCGTTCGAAAATTCGGTCGACAATAATTTATTCGTTCTTTTTTTAGTCGAAACAAGTGGTGTGAACAAACTCAATTTCCTTTCTAGATAAATGAAGCTTGCAACAATAGATTATATTGTCGTTTCATTTTGAATCGTTTATCATTGTTTTTGTTTCGAAATAACTGATTCCTTGTTTTTATGTCATTAAAAAGACTAGGAGAGTTATGACTGTTTTAGTTATTTCACGTATCGCTTCAAATAATAGACTATTTACATTATTTTTGGGGTATAACTCTTAGAAATTCATGGGTGAGACTCAAATTCAAATCACCTCTTTTGACCTTAGAAATTCATGTTTTACATTTTTTGTTATGCATTCTAAAAGTGACCATTCTGTACGACCACAAAAACAAAAGACCATTGAACTTCAATGATCTCTCTCAAAAAATCACTTATTCAAAAAGTGGTGCCGAAAAGAAAACCCGAAGTTTATACATATACTTTATTGTGTTTATCCCAATATAAAGCCATCATTTCAACATGTACACTCCTTGGCATCAAATCCCAATTACTATACTGTCCAAGATTTAAAGGTTTTTGCAATTTTTAGCACCATAGTTTCGAGTTAAGCTATGCTTATAAATTCCCCGTGTTAGTTTAAATATGATAGCTAAAGATCCCTGAGTGACACTAATTCTTTTTGCTTCTCATACTCAACCAGTTTTTTATATGGTATATAAATACTGAAGGAAATAGCAGTGCAGCTGATATAAACATAGCGATTCCCAAATAGTAGTTTAAAATCCATTCTTGATAGGTAACTAATGTATCCGTACCATGTGAACTCACAAAATGTTCATTTCCATTAACATATCCATTAATTGCATCGCCACCTAGGTTCCATGAGTGAATAGCAAATATTCCAAATGTTACAGTATACAATATCATGAAAAGAACTATATATTTTGGATATTTAAATCTTTGAATTGAAACTTTTTCTTTTTTATCGCTATTTATTGAATTGTAATCAATATCGAAACTAGACCTAGAAATTTTTTGTTTTAATAATAAGTTGATTTCTGCGATTTGTTTTTTTGAATAGCGATTGGTGATTAAGCATTCCCTTTTTCCATCTTTAAGAAAAAAAGTGATGCATTCCATTGTGCTATAGCCATACAATGATAGATATTGTTGTCTTGCTTTGTAAGATAACTTAATTGGATTAAAATATGAATCGACATCACTGGGTAAAACCTCACGTCTGTAAGCTTCTACTTCATTCAACTTAATTTTATGTTTTTTTTGAATTCGACTATTCTCTTGAACTAAAAAGTCACCAAATACGATGAGTTCATCTTTAATAAATTTGCATCTGCTAAATAAGGTCATGTATCCAGCAAATATCATCCACACTATAACAATCGGTATAATATACATCATAGGATTGCTATCAATAATTGCCAAAGTTTCAATTACAAATGCTGTTGTGATTATAAATGCATACATTAATATTGATTTAGCGTTCAATGAAATAAAAGTTTTCATATCTCTATCTCCCCTTTTAAATTATACCCTCTGTTTAACAAACGCTTAGTCTACTTCAAAACTAACACAAACTTGGTTATGACAAGACAAAAGATGTCTTCTTAAATCAAAATTGAAAATATATTTTCTTCTGAATTCCCGTTCTTTTTGATTCATTAGTATACTTCATCTGATTCTAATACACGAGTATACCGATTAATAATGGCATTTATTTTATCTGATTGATCTCTATATGATAAAGATATGTCATATCCTTCCAATTTTTCTATATATCTTCCCGCTAAAGCATTATCTGAATCTCTCGAATAAATCGATGATATGATGTAAAATTGTCCAATTTCAACATATTCTTCTGTTGTTTCATTATAACAATCATGAAACAAATCATTACCTTGTAAGACGCAATAACTTCTCATGATTTTATCATCTGAATGCAATAAAGTTAATGTAGTAATATCAGTGATATCACCTTTAAGTACCTCAATGAACGTTATTTGGAAATCTATTCTTTTTTGTTTATCCTGAAGATAAGTGCCCTCGTTACTAACGATTTGAACAATAGCTACAATATTGTCATATTGTAATTCTTGTTCAAATGTCATATCATCTGCTTTGCAAGAAAGGAGCATTAAACTTGTCAATCCTAAAATGAATAGTCTCATGATTTTTCTCATAAAAAATCTCCCCACTTATATAGATATACTAATCGATCACATTGCCCGATTCTGGTGAGTGATCTTTATCCTTGATGCATAACATCTATTGGTTCTTCATTAATCGGTAAGATTCGATACTGATCTGTAGTGAATTCATTAAGCCCTAAGAGTGTCCGATTTCATAAATTACTGATTTCAATTTTTCAAAATATGTCCGTGAGTCAAAAAAGAAAGAATTAAAATAGAATCCATTTAATAAAGGCATGAAAATGGCTACGGATGAAGTATTATCGATTTGATCCACGTCAACGAGTTACTTTTTGAAGATACCTTAGAAATACTTGCTAGTATTCTAGCCTCTTATATAATTTCTATATATCCTATTCATTAGAGTAATTATAACATATTATACTTATTGGAGAAAACTTGATAAAGTAAAGAACTGTAACTGATTCCAGTAGCACCATTTTTGATGAGATGGAGAACCTTGAATTCCATGGGTTCGAATGAAATTTAAATCATATCTTTTCACCCTTGAAATTCATGAATTACATTTCTTCTAGTTGATTCAAAAAGCAACTATTCAACATAGCTTTAAAAACAAAAGACCATTGAAATTCAATGATCTTTCTCCAAAAACTGATTATTCAAAAAATGGTGCCGAAAA carries:
- a CDS encoding GNAT family N-acetyltransferase, which encodes MFEVWSKDKIAKLSIKEKEQWFDVLNDKLEEDREISLNDPELFQKQKEIKYDYMKYLESCPNRKEFYKYYIYKDQNKIISVCRINVYEGKHLLEGLQTHRDYYHMGYASRLIQGMIDELKKDGIKMLYSEARVWNDASNNLQTKLGFIRYGEENKNYLYKLDLAQVFYCLNRGIDIFGEAYGNMYRNDLHDKASVDYKLLENMILLNKKSHKFLYDDYLPNINQNTKRHELYAFAQKFKADHDIKTIENVLSFTKDIVETFNVPFNDMFFGGTEKEIMDRGTDWCTDISRVGCVLLQCLNIPCRMVYLANMKYAYNGHAVCESFVNNEFILCDFTYGVHGIIGKNHSIFNLINNRNKVQHIYNDFCISQEMTDYFLGMFSSAGISDYDAMGNYLYTTTKANEYYKKLMTIEQDGQWKMGEDK
- a CDS encoding prolipoprotein diacylglyceryl transferase family protein, translating into MYPFLFPELFNYMIPMYDLLVFIGVLSMIIYVVYRLDRYDKFTKQQTNRIVILIVISLVMALAFSFLLDGIFHSIKEGEWTFGTVSFLGALIGGFTSFLLLMKYFYKDDNKDMRKIANTLITGVVLAHAIGRIGCFCAGCCFGIPTESFLGVLFPHGHAHDLYPGETVYPTQLFEAGFLFILFFLLNKVSFFKHKELEVYLVGYGVWRFIIEFIRGDERGVFIPLIETKYNVFPTPSQFISLLMILLGSYLIYRYIHKVKKV
- a CDS encoding type II toxin-antitoxin system RelB/DinJ family antitoxin → MRNDVIHVRVSDDLKNNVESILSDLGITLSYAVNIYLKQIESRRGIPFEVVLPSQEKAKEIEMLANAINLTGGKEVSSYANRILGLYAQDLIDYETAVFALGRNL
- a CDS encoding Fic family protein, with the translated sequence MKDPYIYKDSDVLINKANIKDKDKLDEFENRMTNLALISLIKSPLKISTSRDIFKIHQKLFDNVYNWAGEPRKIDIYKGEPIINGKSVEYTTHKSIINELIHIDHQYFKTEWILLKKEDFFHLFTRMIADVWKVHPFREGNTRTVAAFAYLFLKQYGYDFKAGLISHHAKYFRNALVMASLGQYAEYQYLQNILIDAASNKVDIDNKEKYTQIKDYHMDQYKYAYHKAK
- a CDS encoding CPBP family intramembrane glutamic endopeptidase, with amino-acid sequence MKNESPFSNVQKMIVITCMILVIFFQFVDLTHLGYIKDVNMITNTITRFSAGTLLVLVLIRFGRRDLLSFSNVKKSLVLMIPALLIAMNNFPISAYFNGRTNLTEPIYRVILFFIECLSVGFFEEVLFRGILLIVLVEKLEHVKGGTLISILISSLIFGLLHLVNLFDGATLGSALLQVGYSFLMGILWATLYLKTGNLWLVMILHAVYNFFGQVMFYLGTVENRYDNLTLFITWIFAVLSGIYVTILLRNDRIILHRGVSEEREV